The Nymphaea colorata isolate Beijing-Zhang1983 unplaced genomic scaffold, ASM883128v2 scaffold0384, whole genome shotgun sequence genome includes a window with the following:
- the LOC116244922 gene encoding protein RAE1: MLGVGTSVNDDYKSDIKPDASVAAFSDSFSNISWAPTIPQVFASTAWNGELRIFEVANTGYGSAIIQKMSYSFQQPALKCAWNDQSTQIYVGLMDGSIKVFDIGSSQAADVGRHSAAISSLHFVPGMNTIVSSGYENNIQFWQLGNPNPVMTFNA, from the coding sequence ATGCTTGGAGTAGGCACCTCAGTCAACGACGACTACAAAAGCGACATCAAGCCCGATGCCTCCGTCGCCGCCTTCAGTGATTCATTCTCCAACATCTCGTGGGCGCCCACCATCCCGCAAGTCTTCGCCTCCACTGCCTGGAATGGAGAATTACGCATATTTGAAGTGGCTAATACCGGCTACGGTAGCGCTATCATCCAGAAGATGAGCTACAGCTTCCAGCAGCCCGCCCTCAAGTGCGCATGGAACGACCAAAGCACGCAGATCTACGTCGGTCTCATGGATGGCAGCATCAAGGTCTTCGACATCGGCAGTTCCCAAGCTGCAGACGTCGGCAGGCATAGCGCCGCCATCAGCTCACTTCACTTCGTGCCTGGCATGAACACCATCGTCTCCAGTGGCTACGAAAACAACATCCAGTTCTGGCAGTTGGGAAATCCAAACCCAGTCATGACCTTCAACGCATAG